CCTGGACTTGCTCCAAGACCTTTAACAATGACATTTTTATCACTGATAGAAGAGTCTTCACCAGCTACGCCATTGTCATCACCTAATGTAGTAATTGGCCTTGCCTGTAATAAGAATAAATTGCCTCTTTCAAAAGCCCATTCAGTATCCATTGGTTCGCCATAATGAGCTTGAATCCTTTTACCCATTTCAGTTAACTCAACAAGCTCTTCATCAGATAAAACTCTTTCGTTTCTTTTATCTTCAGGAACATCTACTCTTACACTGGTTCCGTCTTCGTCTTTTACATACATTAATTTTTTATCACTTATAGTGACACTTACAACTTCATCATTGCTTTTGTCTACAACATAATTATCAGGAGTCACGTCACCTGACACAACAGCTTCACCAAGACCCCATGATCCTTCAATTAAAGCTATTTCTTCACCGGTAGATGGGTTTACAGTAAACATTACACCTGCCTTATCTGCAATAGCCATTTTTTGAACAACAACAGCAATGTATACTTTTGAGTGATCAAAACCGTTTTCTTCCCTGTAAAAAATAGCTCTTGCTTCAAATAAAGATGCCCAACATTTTCTTATGTAATCAATTACATCTTCACTACCTGAAACATGTAAAAAAGTGTCTTGCTGACCTGCAAATGAAGCATCAGGTAAATCTTCTGCAGTAGCTGAAGAACGAATAGCTACATCAGTATCATCTTCATCAACTCTTTGGCAAAGTTGATTATAAGCTTCAATAATTAAAGTGGACATGTCTTCTGGAACTGGAGTTCCAATAATGATGGATTTAATTTCTTCAGCAGCAGCTTGAAGTTCTTTAGTATTGTTGATATCTGTTTTAGCAAGAATATCCAATACCTTACCATTAATTCCAGCATCTTCCATGAATTTTCCGTAAGTTTCGGCAGTTACTACAAAACCAGGCGGAACAGGAATGCCTGCTTGAGTCAATTCTCCTAAGTTAGCTCCTTTTCCCCCTGCAATTCCAATATCAGATTTGCCTAAATCCTCAAATTTTACAACATACATGAATTATAACCTCTTTGGTTTAAAATGAATTAATATTAATACTTGACAGCATGTTCTCAATAAATAAAAAACATCGCCAATATTATATTTAATGTATAAATTTTAACACTTAAATATTTAATCAAAAGAAGCTGTAAAAAAAGTGATTGAAAAAAATTTAAAAAAAAAATAGTAAGTAAAAATTAGTTAAATTTATAAAACTAATTCTTCGCCTTTGTCAACAACAATTCTACAGGAAACTGGTAATTTCATCCCTGCTCTTTTTAATGCTAATTTAGCATCTTCAAAGTTTTTCTTGTTGGTGTCAATGGTAATAATCCTTTGACCTGCTTTAACAATAGCTTCAACACTGATTGGTTTACCAAATGCGTTTCTCATACCACTTTGAACCCTATCTGCTCCTGCACCGGTAGCCATAGGATTTTCCCTTACAATTTGGTGAGGGTAAGTTCTTAATTTTAAGTGGTAACCTAATCTTCCAGCTTTTCTTTGCATAAGCCTGTTAGATGCAATCCTTGCTGCTTCTAAAGAGTTATGTCTAATTTGAGCAGGTTTTTTTACAGCTAAACTTACTGAAACTGGAAACTCGTCAGTTAAATTACCCATATCATATTGAACAATTCTTGAATTTGGGGTTTTTCTAATATAATCTCTTCTTGTATAAGCACGAACCATTATAATTCCTCCGAAAATAATCCAAACATCTAATTATATATGTTTGATTAAAAAATAGCTATCTATAATAAAATTATAGTGTATCTCTAAATAGCTATGTAAAAATTATATATAATCAATATATAGAATACTTAACTATTTAAACTTAGTTATTAATAAATGTTGTCCTATTTGAAAAATTAAAAAAATTATTTATTTAAAATAAATTTTGTTCTTTCCAATAATTTTTCAACAAAAGGAGTTGCCGGATGATTTAACACCTCATTTGGAGTATCAAACTGATGAACAATCCCATTTTGCATAACCAATACTTTATCAGCAAGATACAATGCTTCCCTAATATCATGAGTAACAAACATTACAGTAATTTTTGTTTTTTCATGGATTTCTTTCATTTCTTTTTGCAGCTGAGTTCTTGTTATCTCATCAACGGCACTGAAAGGCTCATCCATCAATAAAATCGCAGGTGACGCAGCAAGTGCTCTTGCAATACCTACTCTTTGCTGTTGACCTCCGGAAAGTTCATGAGGATACCTGTTTAAAATAGAAGAATCCAACC
This genomic stretch from Methanobrevibacter smithii ATCC 35061 harbors:
- the rplJ gene encoding 50S ribosomal protein L16: MVRAYTRRDYIRKTPNSRIVQYDMGNLTDEFPVSVSLAVKKPAQIRHNSLEAARIASNRLMQRKAGRLGYHLKLRTYPHQIVRENPMATGAGADRVQSGMRNAFGKPISVEAIVKAGQRIITIDTNKKNFEDAKLALKRAGMKLPVSCRIVVDKGEELVL